One window of the Sulfitobacter sp. HNIBRBA3233 genome contains the following:
- the urtC gene encoding urea ABC transporter permease subunit UrtC, with protein MTRPSTTPRKSFIARNPSVLYFLAALGLFTAIVTILSEAAGTGLVSTSFVKTLGKTLCLCLVAIAMDVVWGYCGILSLGHFAFFGIGGYAIGMWLMYARTEIIVTESLSGLVIPPTPQEVSDAIGSQIFGVVGSSEFPLIWAFADNLYIQLAFTVLVPGLLALVFGWLAFRSRVTGVYLSILTQAMTLALSLYLFQNDSGLRGNNGLSGLQNIPGFADSGQDIVSILFFLASAVALGLGYLLFAWVTDSKLGNIIQAIREDESRVRFLGYHVESYKLFVFTLTAIVAGLAGALYYPQAGIINPAEIAPIASIYLAVWVAIGGRGRLYGAVIGAAMVSLLSSWFTGGGAPDIDLGVYTIQWVDWWLVLLGLTFVLVTLYAPNGIGGLFDKLVRKS; from the coding sequence ATGACCCGACCTTCAACCACTCCGCGCAAATCCTTCATCGCGCGCAACCCGTCGGTGCTGTATTTTCTGGCCGCTCTGGGGCTGTTTACGGCCATCGTCACGATCCTGTCCGAAGCGGCGGGAACCGGGTTGGTATCGACCTCTTTCGTCAAGACATTGGGCAAGACGCTGTGCCTGTGTCTGGTGGCCATCGCGATGGACGTGGTCTGGGGCTATTGCGGCATTCTCAGCCTTGGCCACTTCGCCTTTTTCGGGATCGGCGGATACGCGATCGGCATGTGGCTGATGTACGCGCGCACGGAGATCATCGTGACCGAAAGCCTGTCAGGACTGGTGATCCCGCCGACCCCGCAGGAAGTGTCCGACGCCATCGGCAGCCAGATCTTCGGGGTCGTGGGGTCGTCGGAATTTCCGCTGATCTGGGCCTTTGCGGACAACCTCTATATCCAGCTGGCGTTTACCGTTCTGGTGCCCGGTTTGCTGGCGCTGGTGTTCGGCTGGCTGGCGTTCCGCAGCCGTGTCACCGGCGTATACCTGTCGATCCTGACACAGGCGATGACCCTCGCTCTGTCGCTGTATCTGTTTCAGAACGACAGTGGCCTGCGCGGGAACAACGGCCTGTCCGGCCTGCAAAATATTCCCGGTTTCGCCGATAGCGGGCAGGATATCGTGTCGATCCTGTTCTTTCTTGCCTCGGCGGTGGCGCTCGGGCTCGGCTATCTTTTGTTTGCGTGGGTCACGGACAGCAAGCTGGGCAATATCATTCAGGCCATCCGCGAGGATGAATCCCGCGTCCGGTTTCTGGGATACCATGTGGAAAGCTACAAGCTTTTCGTTTTCACGCTCACCGCCATCGTCGCGGGGCTCGCCGGCGCGCTCTATTATCCGCAGGCGGGCATCATCAATCCCGCCGAAATCGCGCCCATCGCGTCGATCTATCTGGCCGTCTGGGTGGCCATCGGGGGGCGCGGCCGCCTTTACGGTGCGGTGATCGGCGCGGCGATGGTGTCGCTGCTGTCAAGCTGGTTCACCGGCGGCGGTGCGCCTGACATTGATCTTGGCGTCTACACGATCCAGTGGGTCGACTGGTGGCTCGTGCTTCTGGGGCTGACCTTCGTTCTGGTCACGCTCTATGCGCCGAACGGCATCGGCGGTCTTTTCGACAAACTGGTGCGCAAGTCATGA
- a CDS encoding DUF427 domain-containing protein — protein MSQLPVENVQDYPRPPALQRVPHRLRVLLGGETVADTVRALRVLETHHAPTYYFPPEDIMADLVRLKGNSVCEWKGSATYFDVRTEFATAPRAAWSYHDPRSAFAPLAEYVSFYAGLMETCFVADERVIPQPGDFYGGWVTGNLQGTVKGARGTEQW, from the coding sequence ATGTCACAGCTGCCCGTCGAAAATGTTCAGGATTATCCGCGCCCGCCCGCCCTGCAACGGGTGCCCCACCGCCTGCGTGTCTTGTTGGGCGGTGAAACGGTTGCAGATACGGTTCGTGCCCTGCGCGTTCTGGAAACGCATCACGCGCCCACCTATTATTTCCCGCCGGAGGATATCATGGCCGACCTCGTCCGCCTCAAGGGCAACAGTGTTTGCGAATGGAAAGGATCGGCAACCTATTTCGATGTGCGCACCGAATTCGCCACAGCCCCCCGCGCGGCATGGTCCTACCACGATCCGCGCAGCGCGTTCGCGCCTCTGGCCGAGTATGTGTCATTCTACGCAGGACTTATGGAGACATGTTTCGTCGCCGACGAGCGTGTCATTCCGCAGCCGGGCGATTTCTATGGCGGTTGGGTGACGGGTAATCTGCAAGGCACGGTCAAGGGTGCGAGGGGCACGGAACAATGGTAG
- a CDS encoding GntR family transcriptional regulator: MTPLHQQLSEDILTKIQKGALRVGQKLPPEADYAAELGVSRSTLRQAFGELERLGVLERKKRAGTTIIADRPKSQFNMRTTGLHELLSLGRDTDLVLTGTATVPTEEVVYLEGYHSETGHWLQISGTRTLPGEATPFNCTQIYVPARFAGIEHVLKDSEPSVFRIIEERFGLDVGRVSQSAQAVRCPAPEAEVIGLEAGAPALRIVAQIYDREGTLMEISVATFDPDRFQLQTDVRID, from the coding sequence ATGACGCCGCTGCATCAACAACTGTCCGAAGATATCCTGACGAAGATACAGAAGGGCGCGTTGCGGGTGGGCCAGAAGCTGCCGCCGGAAGCGGATTACGCCGCCGAACTGGGGGTCAGCCGGTCGACGCTCCGGCAGGCGTTTGGCGAACTGGAGCGTCTCGGCGTGCTTGAACGCAAAAAGCGCGCGGGAACGACGATCATCGCGGACCGGCCCAAATCGCAGTTCAACATGCGCACGACGGGTCTGCACGAATTGCTGAGCCTCGGGCGCGACACGGATCTGGTCCTGACGGGAACGGCCACGGTTCCCACCGAAGAGGTCGTGTATCTGGAAGGCTATCACAGCGAGACGGGACATTGGCTGCAAATCAGCGGCACGCGCACGCTGCCGGGCGAGGCCACGCCGTTCAACTGCACGCAAATCTACGTGCCCGCACGCTTTGCCGGGATCGAACATGTGCTTAAGGACAGCGAGCCGTCGGTCTTTCGCATCATCGAGGAGCGCTTTGGCCTTGATGTGGGGCGGGTCAGCCAATCGGCGCAGGCGGTGCGTTGCCCCGCGCCCGAGGCCGAGGTCATCGGGCTGGAGGCAGGCGCGCCGGCCTTGCGGATCGTGGCGCAGATCTATGACCGCGAGGGCACGCTGATGGAGATTTCCGTCGCCACATTCGATCCCGACAGGTTCCAGTTGCAGACCGACGTGAGGATCGACTAG
- a CDS encoding NAD(P)/FAD-dependent oxidoreductase, which yields MVETAPRIAVVGAGMAGLTCARDLARRGARVVVFDKGRGLGGRMATRRAEGGFQFDHGAQYLTARGDGFASLLARAETDGALARWPKDVDKPAYVGVPGMTGFAKYLSTGIDIHRATRIESIRRSDGRWLLEREGESDSFDRVVLALPAPQITEMLPDLTELHAPLAAVGMAPCLTLMVGLDGAVGMPFGHRRAPDAAISWIACDSDKPARPDATCIVAQASADWSVRHLELEKDAFAQKMLPMLADAIGAEVLRDPAYVSGHRWRYAFVSGPLGQPFVTDRSGTLFAGGDWCLGAKAEHAWESGKAMAEAVYAGL from the coding sequence ATGGTAGAAACAGCGCCAAGGATCGCGGTCGTCGGGGCCGGTATGGCGGGCCTGACCTGCGCGCGCGACCTCGCCCGGCGCGGCGCGCGGGTTGTCGTCTTTGACAAGGGGCGCGGGCTGGGCGGTCGCATGGCCACGCGGCGCGCCGAGGGCGGGTTCCAGTTCGATCACGGGGCGCAGTATCTCACCGCGCGGGGCGACGGCTTTGCCTCCCTGCTCGCGCGGGCCGAAACCGACGGTGCGCTTGCCCGCTGGCCGAAGGATGTGGACAAGCCGGCCTATGTCGGCGTTCCCGGCATGACGGGGTTTGCGAAATACCTCTCTACCGGCATCGATATTCACCGCGCCACGCGGATCGAGAGCATCAGGCGCAGCGACGGTCGCTGGCTGCTGGAGCGCGAAGGTGAAAGCGACAGCTTCGACCGCGTCGTCCTTGCCCTGCCCGCCCCGCAGATCACCGAGATGTTGCCTGACCTGACCGAGCTTCACGCGCCACTGGCGGCTGTCGGCATGGCGCCCTGCCTCACGCTGATGGTGGGGTTGGACGGCGCGGTCGGGATGCCGTTCGGACACCGCCGGGCACCGGATGCCGCGATCTCGTGGATCGCCTGCGACAGCGACAAGCCCGCAAGGCCCGATGCGACCTGTATTGTCGCGCAGGCCAGCGCCGACTGGAGTGTTCGACACCTCGAACTCGAAAAAGACGCCTTTGCGCAGAAGATGCTACCGATGCTTGCCGATGCCATCGGCGCGGAAGTCTTGCGTGATCCGGCCTATGTGTCGGGCCACCGGTGGCGATATGCTTTCGTTTCCGGCCCGCTGGGGCAGCCATTCGTCACAGACCGGTCGGGAACGCTTTTTGCCGGGGGCGACTGGTGCCTCGGCGCGAAAGCCGAACATGCGTGGGAAAGCGGGAAAGCGATGGCAGAGGCTGTTTACGCGGGGCTATGA
- the urtE gene encoding urea ABC transporter ATP-binding subunit UrtE, whose protein sequence is MLEIEGLNLKYGQSQILHDITLSAPVGQVTCVTGTNGVGKTSLLKAIAGRHPFSAGSVMLDGVPLAPGQAARAAKAGVCYVPQGREIFAVMTVQENLETGFACLPKSERRIPDDIFELFPVLAEMKTRRGGDLSGGQQQQLSIARALIARPKVLLLDEPTEGIQPNIIQMIGRTIDVLRSRGDMAIVLVEQNFEFAYQNADHFHIMQRGKITKSIPKAQAERAALLDALAL, encoded by the coding sequence ATGCTGGAGATTGAAGGACTGAACCTCAAATACGGGCAATCGCAGATCCTGCACGATATCACCCTCTCGGCGCCGGTGGGACAGGTAACCTGCGTGACCGGCACGAACGGGGTGGGCAAGACCAGCCTGCTCAAGGCGATTGCGGGGCGGCATCCGTTTTCGGCAGGCTCGGTGATGCTGGACGGTGTCCCGCTTGCTCCGGGTCAGGCGGCGCGCGCGGCCAAGGCCGGTGTCTGCTATGTCCCGCAGGGACGCGAGATATTCGCCGTCATGACGGTGCAGGAAAATCTGGAAACCGGCTTTGCCTGCCTGCCGAAATCCGAGCGCCGGATCCCCGACGATATCTTTGAGCTCTTCCCGGTGCTGGCCGAAATGAAAACCCGCCGTGGTGGCGATCTGTCCGGCGGGCAACAGCAACAGCTGTCGATTGCCCGCGCGTTGATTGCGCGTCCCAAGGTGCTGCTTCTGGACGAGCCGACGGAAGGCATCCAGCCCAATATCATCCAGATGATCGGTCGCACCATCGACGTGCTGCGCAGCCGTGGGGATATGGCCATCGTTCTGGTCGAACAGAACTTCGAATTCGCCTACCAGAACGCCGATCACTTCCACATCATGCAGCGCGGGAAAATCACGAAATCCATCCCCAAGGCGCAAGCGGAACGTGCCGCGCTGCTGGACGCGCTGGCGCTTTAG
- a CDS encoding alpha/beta hydrolase, whose protein sequence is MPVLRPSRLLAPLALVVALWSVYALESARWPVVMDNLRLGGTPATLYRGEAPSGSLVIVAHGFAGSRQMMEAISLTLARAGHTVVAFDFIGHGRHPAPLSPAIGTLTSTTEDLVQQTVRVARAAQQRTGIGEVSFVGHSMATDVVVRAAERIGDTGSVVAISMYSEAVTPAHPARLLIVSGAFESRLRDVALDAVAQLGPAEEGTTITTGETARRAVSAPWVGHVGVLWSRSSLSEIAAWLGQETTPVRTGPWLLALLAALVVLFRPVSQIAPACVSVASPQSLRRAALAASVPAVAAAVAAMTALPLAGLAGFGGLALALGVWGVLVLSVLRRVPRLARRELMGALVLVTWGIGAFALALDRYGAAFVPTGPRLLLAVLLLPACVVFAVADRALVAGRGLLARIALRIPFVVALAVAMMASPAQFGLVFTVLPVLALYWLVYGTMAMWLAKRSGPVAAGLGAGVILAWAIAASTPLFQGVS, encoded by the coding sequence ATGCCAGTCCTGCGCCCCTCCCGTCTGCTTGCGCCACTCGCCCTCGTGGTGGCTCTTTGGTCCGTCTACGCGCTGGAAAGCGCGCGGTGGCCTGTGGTGATGGACAACCTGCGTCTGGGCGGCACGCCCGCGACACTCTACCGGGGCGAGGCGCCTTCGGGATCGCTGGTGATCGTCGCACACGGCTTTGCCGGATCACGGCAGATGATGGAGGCCATATCGCTGACGCTGGCGCGGGCGGGCCATACGGTCGTTGCCTTCGATTTCATCGGCCACGGACGCCATCCTGCGCCACTGTCGCCCGCGATAGGTACCCTGACCAGCACGACCGAGGATCTGGTCCAGCAGACCGTGCGGGTCGCCCGCGCCGCGCAGCAGCGAACGGGGATCGGGGAGGTCTCTTTCGTAGGCCACTCGATGGCGACGGATGTTGTCGTGCGGGCGGCCGAACGGATCGGCGATACCGGTTCGGTTGTGGCGATCTCAATGTATTCCGAAGCGGTGACGCCAGCGCATCCCGCACGTCTGTTGATCGTATCGGGCGCCTTCGAGAGCAGGCTGCGCGATGTCGCGCTCGACGCCGTCGCGCAGCTGGGCCCCGCCGAGGAAGGCACGACAATCACGACAGGTGAAACGGCCCGCCGCGCGGTCAGCGCCCCGTGGGTGGGCCATGTCGGCGTGCTTTGGTCGCGCAGCAGCCTGTCGGAGATTGCCGCGTGGCTGGGTCAAGAGACCACACCGGTGCGGACGGGTCCGTGGCTGCTGGCGCTGCTGGCTGCACTTGTCGTCTTGTTCAGGCCCGTGTCGCAAATCGCACCGGCGTGCGTCTCCGTTGCGTCACCGCAATCGCTGCGCCGTGCGGCGCTGGCGGCATCTGTGCCTGCCGTTGCGGCGGCAGTCGCCGCGATGACCGCGCTGCCGCTTGCCGGTCTTGCGGGCTTCGGGGGCCTCGCCCTTGCGCTGGGAGTCTGGGGGGTGCTGGTCCTGTCGGTCCTGCGCCGCGTGCCGCGGTTGGCGCGCAGGGAGCTGATGGGTGCGCTCGTGCTGGTCACATGGGGCATCGGGGCCTTCGCGCTCGCGCTCGATCGCTACGGGGCGGCATTCGTGCCGACCGGACCGCGCCTGTTGCTTGCGGTCCTGCTCTTGCCCGCCTGTGTTGTTTTCGCGGTCGCGGACCGTGCACTGGTTGCGGGGCGCGGCCTGTTGGCCCGGATCGCCTTGCGGATACCCTTCGTGGTGGCGCTGGCGGTTGCGATGATGGCCTCTCCGGCGCAGTTCGGGCTGGTCTTCACCGTGCTGCCGGTTCTCGCGCTTTACTGGCTTGTCTACGGGACCATGGCGATGTGGCTCGCCAAGCGCAGCGGCCCGGTGGCTGCGGGGCTGGGGGCGGGGGTGATCCTTGCATGGGCTATCGCGGCATCGACGCCGCTGTTTCAGGGCGTCTCATAG
- the urtA gene encoding urea ABC transporter substrate-binding protein, producing MKLSTKSTLSATAALLFAGSAATAECADPIKVGVLHSLSGTMAISETTLKDTMELLIQQQNEKGGLLGCQIEAVIVDPASDWPLFAEKARELLTVSEVDVIFGSWTSVSRKSALPVLEELNGLMFYPVQYEGEESSKNVFYTGAAPNQQAIPATDYFLEELGVEKFALLGTDYVYPRTTNNILQQYLMDKGIAEEDIFVNYTPFGHSDWSTIVSDVVELGADGSQVGVISTINGDANIGFYKELASAGISADDIPVVAFSVGEEELSGLDTSNLVGHLAAWNYFQSAESELNDEWVAAWKAFAGEDRVTNDPMEAHYIGFNMWVNAVEAAGTTDVDAVRDAMYGQEFPNLTGGTAVMLPNHHLAKPVLIGEIRADGQFDIISQTSEVPGDAWTDFLPESAVLTSDWKDLGCGMYNTETKTCVQLTSNY from the coding sequence ATGAAACTTTCCACCAAATCTACATTATCCGCGACCGCTGCGCTTTTGTTCGCAGGCTCCGCTGCCACCGCCGAATGTGCCGACCCGATCAAGGTAGGTGTCCTGCACTCGCTTTCAGGAACCATGGCGATTTCCGAGACGACGCTGAAAGACACGATGGAACTGCTGATCCAGCAGCAAAACGAAAAGGGCGGTCTGCTTGGCTGCCAGATCGAGGCTGTCATCGTCGATCCCGCTTCCGACTGGCCGCTCTTTGCCGAAAAGGCGCGCGAGCTTCTGACCGTGTCCGAGGTCGACGTGATCTTTGGCTCGTGGACATCCGTGTCGCGCAAATCCGCCCTGCCGGTTCTCGAAGAGCTTAACGGGCTGATGTTCTACCCGGTCCAATACGAAGGCGAGGAAAGCTCCAAGAACGTCTTCTACACCGGTGCGGCACCCAACCAGCAGGCGATCCCCGCGACCGATTATTTCCTCGAAGAGCTGGGCGTCGAGAAATTCGCGCTGCTCGGGACGGACTATGTCTATCCGCGCACGACCAACAACATCCTTCAGCAGTACCTGATGGACAAGGGCATCGCGGAGGAGGATATCTTCGTCAACTATACCCCCTTCGGACATTCCGACTGGTCGACCATCGTTTCGGATGTGGTCGAACTGGGTGCCGACGGCAGCCAGGTGGGCGTGATTTCGACGATCAACGGCGATGCCAACATCGGCTTTTATAAGGAACTCGCGTCGGCGGGGATTTCGGCGGATGATATTCCCGTGGTCGCCTTTTCGGTGGGCGAGGAAGAGCTCTCCGGTCTGGATACCTCCAACCTTGTCGGGCATCTGGCGGCCTGGAACTACTTCCAGTCAGCGGAAAGCGAGCTCAACGACGAATGGGTCGCGGCCTGGAAGGCTTTTGCCGGTGAAGACCGTGTGACCAACGACCCGATGGAGGCCCACTATATCGGGTTCAACATGTGGGTGAACGCGGTCGAGGCTGCGGGCACGACCGATGTCGATGCCGTGCGCGACGCGATGTACGGGCAGGAATTTCCGAACCTGACCGGGGGAACGGCGGTCATGCTGCCCAACCATCATCTGGCCAAGCCGGTTCTGATCGGCGAGATCCGCGCCGATGGCCAGTTCGATATCATCAGCCAGACCTCCGAAGTGCCGGGCGATGCCTGGACGGACTTCCTGCCGGAATCCGCCGTGCTGACGTCGGACTGGAAAGATCTCGGGTGCGGTATGTACAACACCGAAACCAAGACCTGCGTGCAGCTGACCTCGAACTACTAA
- the urtD gene encoding urea ABC transporter ATP-binding protein UrtD: MKSLLEMSGVCKSFDGFQAIKNLSLQIGEPELRAVIGPNGAGKTTFMDIITGKTRPDEGSILFGEDNRSLVGMSESDIATLGIGRKFQKPTVFEGQSVRENLAMALKNPRGPFSVLFYRKSDAGAARLEKIADDINLTAHLARPAGELSHGQKQWLEIGMLLAQSPRLLLVDEPAAGMTAQEREHTTDILKKAAETRAVIVVEHDMEFVRRLECRVTVLHEGSVLAEGSLDHVTRNKTVIDVYLGRTDAGD; encoded by the coding sequence ATGAAGTCGCTTCTGGAAATGTCAGGTGTCTGCAAGTCCTTCGACGGGTTTCAGGCGATCAAGAACCTGTCGCTCCAGATCGGAGAGCCCGAGCTGCGCGCGGTGATCGGACCCAACGGCGCGGGCAAGACGACGTTCATGGACATCATCACCGGCAAGACCCGACCCGACGAAGGCAGTATCCTGTTCGGAGAGGACAACCGGTCCCTTGTCGGCATGTCCGAAAGCGATATCGCGACGCTGGGCATCGGGCGCAAGTTCCAGAAACCCACCGTTTTCGAGGGTCAGAGCGTGCGCGAAAACCTCGCCATGGCGCTGAAGAACCCGCGCGGTCCATTTTCGGTCCTGTTCTACCGCAAATCGGACGCGGGGGCCGCGCGGCTTGAAAAGATCGCGGATGACATCAACCTGACAGCACATCTCGCCCGCCCGGCCGGAGAGCTGAGCCACGGTCAGAAACAATGGCTGGAAATCGGGATGCTGCTGGCCCAGAGCCCGCGTTTGCTGCTGGTGGACGAACCCGCGGCGGGGATGACCGCGCAAGAACGGGAACACACGACCGACATCCTGAAGAAGGCCGCCGAAACCCGCGCGGTGATCGTGGTCGAACACGACATGGAATTCGTGCGCCGGCTGGAATGCCGGGTGACCGTGCTGCACGAAGGATCGGTTCTGGCCGAAGGATCGCTCGACCACGTGACGCGGAACAAGACAGTGATCGACGTATATCTGGGGCGCACCGATGCTGGAGATTGA
- the urtB gene encoding urea ABC transporter permease subunit UrtB yields MLRVLIGLVWLLLSVSAVQAQDLQSILQTHADEIANPSRNSVGVALDDLVSSGLPQVPAFLEQWSERNVWQDNETGSFFIAAEDGDTLILRDVDTGAETEAPAGGYTQIRPNGGVRRVVGTALVQFQLSDPDPDRRLSALESIARRGDAEQLEPLLASIEGETDPSIRARKEQLAVFLTARFGETPDTRIAAIETLSSDTSLEARAVLSQILATEAGVTKGEPDGNIAQIIDPATAPQSYYGELVDAGMAPPVVTPAAIRAALEQNVVEGRVAGFPVAQLGTDAARMQAYAALVEDGRAPAFVTQADIDAALADHVFYLAYTEDNAAVTAAARETLDAVETRVGWAQKLDLTLDGLSLASIYFLAAIGLAITFGQMGVINMAHGEFIMMGAYTGYVVQLVIPDYTVSLIVALPLAFAVTFGAGVALERLLIRHLYHRPLETLLATFGISIALQQIAKNIFGTQARPLTSPDWLGGALVISDVIQISYIRIAIFVLALIFLFILLFILKRTRLGLEVRAVTQNRGMAASMGINPDRINMMTFGLGSGIAGVAGVAIGLYAQVTSEMGAGYIVQSFMTVVVGGVGSIFGTLAGAGLIGFLQKGIEWLNPSNTLAAQTYMILFIILFIQFRPKGIVAPKGRAAAD; encoded by the coding sequence ATGCTCCGTGTCCTCATCGGCCTGGTCTGGTTGCTGCTGTCCGTCAGTGCAGTGCAGGCGCAAGACCTTCAGTCGATCTTGCAGACCCACGCGGACGAGATTGCCAATCCCTCGCGCAATTCCGTCGGTGTCGCACTCGATGATCTGGTAAGCTCGGGCTTGCCGCAGGTGCCCGCGTTTCTCGAACAGTGGTCGGAACGCAACGTCTGGCAAGATAACGAAACGGGCAGTTTCTTCATCGCGGCGGAAGACGGCGACACGCTGATCTTGCGGGATGTAGATACCGGCGCCGAGACCGAAGCGCCCGCCGGTGGCTACACGCAAATCCGCCCCAACGGCGGTGTACGGCGGGTGGTCGGCACGGCGTTGGTGCAGTTCCAGCTCAGCGATCCTGATCCAGACCGCAGGCTGTCCGCGCTGGAAAGCATCGCGCGGCGCGGCGATGCAGAACAGCTTGAACCGCTTCTGGCCTCTATCGAGGGCGAAACGGATCCGTCGATCCGCGCCCGCAAGGAGCAGCTGGCGGTTTTCCTCACGGCCCGTTTCGGGGAGACGCCCGATACCCGCATCGCGGCGATCGAAACACTGTCCTCCGACACGTCGCTTGAGGCGCGCGCTGTCCTGAGCCAGATCCTCGCCACCGAGGCGGGTGTCACCAAGGGCGAACCGGATGGGAACATCGCGCAGATCATCGACCCCGCGACCGCGCCGCAGTCCTACTACGGCGAACTGGTGGACGCGGGCATGGCGCCCCCCGTTGTCACCCCCGCCGCGATCCGCGCCGCGCTGGAACAGAATGTCGTCGAAGGCCGCGTGGCAGGTTTTCCGGTGGCCCAGTTGGGCACCGATGCCGCCCGCATGCAGGCCTACGCCGCGTTGGTCGAAGACGGGCGTGCCCCGGCTTTCGTGACGCAGGCGGACATCGACGCGGCCCTCGCCGATCATGTGTTCTATCTGGCCTACACCGAGGATAACGCGGCTGTAACAGCGGCGGCGCGCGAAACGCTGGACGCGGTCGAAACCCGCGTGGGATGGGCGCAGAAGCTTGATCTCACCCTCGATGGGCTGTCGCTCGCGTCGATCTATTTTCTCGCGGCCATCGGCCTTGCGATCACCTTCGGCCAGATGGGCGTGATTAATATGGCGCATGGCGAGTTCATCATGATGGGCGCCTACACCGGCTATGTCGTCCAGCTGGTCATTCCCGATTATACGGTGTCGCTGATCGTGGCCTTGCCGCTGGCCTTTGCCGTGACCTTCGGCGCGGGCGTGGCGCTGGAGCGGCTCCTGATCCGGCACCTCTACCACCGGCCACTCGAAACGCTGCTGGCGACCTTCGGCATCTCGATTGCCCTGCAACAGATCGCCAAGAACATCTTCGGCACGCAGGCCCGTCCGCTCACGTCGCCCGATTGGCTGGGCGGGGCGCTGGTGATCTCGGACGTGATCCAGATCAGCTATATCCGCATCGCAATTTTCGTGCTAGCGCTGATCTTCCTGTTCATTCTGTTGTTCATCCTCAAACGCACGCGTCTGGGGCTTGAGGTGCGCGCCGTTACGCAAAACCGTGGCATGGCCGCCTCCATGGGCATCAATCCCGACCGCATCAACATGATGACCTTCGGTCTGGGATCGGGGATCGCGGGTGTGGCGGGCGTGGCCATCGGCCTTTACGCGCAGGTGACCTCGGAAATGGGCGCGGGCTATATCGTGCAAAGCTTCATGACGGTTGTCGTGGGCGGTGTCGGCTCGATCTTCGGCACGCTCGCGGGGGCGGGGCTGATCGGGTTCCTTCAGAAGGGGATCGAGTGGCTGAACCCTTCGAACACGCTGGCGGCGCAGACCTACATGATCCTTTTTATCATCCTGTTCATCCAATTCCGGCCCAAGGGGATCGTCGCCCCCAAAGGCCGCGCAGCGGCGGATTGA
- a CDS encoding TRAP transporter large permease: MFEIGLVASLLFVALLAGSVWIGLSLFATGYLLLSIFKPNIPMDIFSSGVIWGSLIPSPLLSLPLFILMSEVLVSAGLGRSLFSGLAPWVGRLPGGLLHVNVVGSTLFAAVSGSSAATTAIVGNVSLPELQARGYDRRLAMGSLAGAGTLGFLIPPSIIMIIYGVVAEQSILELFIAGVIPGLTLAACYMLYIAGHQVVTGTQPPADRATARDLMRGVRDIGPIAALIGTIMGALYLGFASVSELAALGVLGAVIISVLMGRFSWRAMVSAGRRAVRTSAMIGLIIVGAALLNSAFGFLGIPKAIAGQIAGFGLSPMALIVVLLVFYALLGMFLDGTSIIVMTLPITLPLITAAGFDPIWFGIFVVVAVEISQITPPIGFNLFVIQSQTGESIGTIARAALPFFGILLGFALLLAVFPDLALWLPRTLQ, from the coding sequence ATGTTTGAGATCGGTCTTGTCGCCAGCCTGTTGTTCGTGGCCCTGCTGGCCGGTTCCGTCTGGATCGGCCTGTCGCTTTTCGCGACGGGCTATCTGCTGCTGTCGATCTTCAAGCCCAATATCCCGATGGACATCTTCAGCAGCGGGGTGATCTGGGGATCGCTGATCCCGTCACCGCTGTTGTCGCTGCCGCTGTTTATCCTGATGAGCGAGGTTCTGGTCAGCGCGGGTCTGGGCCGGTCTCTGTTCTCGGGGCTGGCGCCGTGGGTCGGTCGGCTGCCCGGCGGTCTGCTGCACGTCAATGTCGTGGGCTCCACCCTCTTCGCGGCGGTGTCTGGATCGTCGGCGGCGACAACTGCCATCGTCGGCAACGTCAGCCTGCCGGAGCTGCAGGCACGCGGCTACGACCGTCGGCTGGCGATGGGATCGCTGGCCGGTGCGGGGACGCTGGGGTTTCTGATCCCGCCGTCGATCATCATGATCATCTACGGTGTGGTGGCAGAGCAATCCATTCTGGAGCTGTTTATCGCGGGCGTCATTCCCGGTCTTACACTCGCCGCCTGCTACATGCTCTATATTGCCGGTCATCAGGTGGTCACGGGCACCCAGCCCCCCGCCGACCGCGCCACCGCCCGCGACCTGATGCGCGGGGTGCGCGATATCGGCCCCATCGCGGCCCTGATCGGCACGATCATGGGGGCACTCTATCTGGGGTTTGCCAGTGTCAGCGAACTTGCCGCGCTGGGGGTGCTGGGTGCCGTCATCATCTCTGTGTTGATGGGGCGGTTCAGCTGGCGCGCCATGGTGTCCGCAGGGCGTCGCGCGGTGCGTACATCGGCGATGATCGGGCTGATCATCGTTGGCGCCGCGCTGTTGAATTCCGCCTTCGGCTTTCTGGGCATCCCCAAGGCGATTGCCGGGCAGATCGCGGGTTTCGGCCTGTCGCCGATGGCGCTGATCGTGGTGCTGCTGGTGTTCTACGCGCTGCTGGGGATGTTTCTGGACGGCACCTCGATCATCGTGATGACCTTGCCGATCACCCTGCCGCTGATCACGGCGGCGGGGTTCGATCCGATCTGGTTCGGCATCTTCGTTGTGGTCGCCGTCGAGATCAGCCAGATCACCCCGCCCATTGGCTTCAACCTCTTCGTGATCCAGTCCCAGACCGGCGAAAGCATCGGCACCATCGCCCGCGCGGCCTTGCCGTTCTTCGGCATTCTGCTTGGCTTTGCCCTGCTGCTCGCGGTATTTCCCGATCTCGCGCTCTGGCTGCCGAGGACCCTGCAATGA